Below is a genomic region from Astatotilapia calliptera chromosome 2, fAstCal1.2, whole genome shotgun sequence.
ttaactactgtatctactgttttttttaatcaattttaaatcatgcttttttatttgtttttgtttttaatgtctctgtaaagcactttgaatcaccttgttgttgaattgtgctatataaataaacttggcTTGCCTTCTATATccaaactaaaaaagaaaaatcaataaacAGCTGGCTTCCAAAAAAATAGTAACTGGAATCATAGTTCTAGATTTCAATATGAAGATACAAtctcaaaatacaaaataagaaagcaaacaacagagaagaatttattttctttatttttatgtttatgtctAATGCTTATTATTAACATTGTTGTTGACAGTTTACTCAGACATGGATcattgcactttttaaatataacattatataattataatgtTTTGACTAGACTAACATCATCTATTGTATAAAAgaattcctctttctcttttaactGACATCCAGCCTGCAGCGTATATGTAGTGACAGGAATCAATATTACCCCACTCTCTTCACCTCCATAACACTTAGTCTTCCTTCAAGACTATCTCtgctctgtttctcttcctATATAGATCATTGTTGGATCCACCTCCAAAGTACCTTGAGGTAACTGTGGTTACGACTAGTACTATATATTATCGCGGCAGGGTATCTGATGACCAGTAGGTGTTAATTGCCTGGATTTTGTTCTTCCCATTCAGCAGACTCTTCAGGACTGGTTGCATATTTCGTATCGACTTCTTCATGCTTCCCATTTACCTTTGGGATtaccaggtacttgtaactgtcctcaaTGGCTGCAATGTTACCTTCTTGTTGTGCAGTCCCCTCAGTTCTGAAtactttccctctctttgttacagTCTAACTACACTTCTCCACTGTAAATAACATTCCAATTTCATTGCTGTAGAATGATAGGTGTCCTGcttgtgttatatttttagTTCTAggattttggtttctgtttttttgcctTTCTCGTGTTCCTCATCTATTCACGCTTACCTCCATATTCCCAGTGTCTTTCCAGTCGGTCGTGTCTCAGTCTTTATGGGCGACCGGGGTTCATGGGGTTacgaagctcatcttgtaaccagAAGGTTACCGATTagatccccagctctgtctgtcttggtcattgtgtccttgggcaacacacttcacctactgtctactggtgttggccagagggcagcctcgcttctgtcagtctgccccagggcctggtaacgaactaatcatgtgattcaggtgtgttgacccaaggtgagatctaaaatctgcaggacaccggcccttgaggcctggaattgcccatcCCTGAATTAAACCATTACTTAAAAATCAATCACCTGACCCAGCTGGTTTAACTATCTTCAAACTTCTTTTGCCTCAAAGGTTCTTGAAAGTGTAATTGTAAAACAGGTAATTTATGATTTGTTGaagaatggtttatttgaaaggTTTCACACAGTATTCAGAAATCAACATAGTGCAGAGCACGAGTGAAGCACTTCTTATGTTTTTTCCTCCTAGAAGAGCACTTCTTGGCTATGCTTTTTTAGGTTTGTGCATTTTGAATAAGTCATCCTTCAATTGAAGTTGCATTACAAGTGTTCATATTTCTAATTtttgacaataaataaaaatcctttTTTCGTTCAGAGAGTAAATCAGTCCTTCAAGCCCCATTCTTTCCACAGCATCATGTGCTCTCTTAAACCTaggtgttatttttatttaaaaccaaATGGTTAGATGTAAACACAATCTTTATTCATCACCTGCCCTACTCTACAGATTTAGTTACTGTAAATTTATTTCGAAGAGAAGTgtcaacacaaatattttaatgttccagaaaataagaaagaagttttgcaagaaaaaaattcttttttattacatattcagtttgtttctATTAAAAGAAGCAACCCAACTCCAAGTTATAGCAGTAGTCATTTCATTCCTTATGTAGCattacagcaaaataaaataggtACGGTTGCAATATCAGAAACTTTGTTGCCAGGTGTATCATGCTTTGCTGCGACCCAGGAATCATCCGATGTTCTTGACACAGACAGATGGGAGGAGGTTTGTACAGCTCTTATTATCCCAACACTTCTTTTCtgtaaacaccaaaagtcaagATTATCTGAAATCATGATCACATTGGACACAAACTTACTAAGATGAATATTGTGAGGTGAAACTATCCCCTGGGACTTGTTGGGGACTTGGGAAAAGAGTTTAACATAATGACTAATCATTAaatgcacacataaacacatgggAAGTGGTGCAGGAGaacagggccgtgcagagagatttaaaggggcgggtgctcaaagttaaaaaggggcacattgaaccaggctgaataacaacaacacacattcatcacgaatctaatatgggcaacaaggcaaagcaaacgtagccgatgctttacctgatgggtacaatgttgctgtggatagtgctggagggcagggctgtgttgatctgagactgttgacattaaaaagtccataggagagatggtagctgattaaacaagtgtcatgagataataacaaaatgcaaagattggtgacagcgcttggaaccataaggacacaaaaaactgtgagaaataatttcggctctgcctgtgaatcactctttgcttctcttcttccttccatcccatcatttcatatatcactctccacttgctatgtgagaacaaggcacaacttgctattgcaataaactataatctaattatccacacctaacaactcttgcacttaatctataataaaatgatggcagaaaaatgttatagccctgcctttagtagcctcacacagctcctactgtttcctcctcatgtccttaccaggcatgtctggacaatgttatatcatgagtaatattttttttaaaaatccatctaaataaaacacacacatgcacgcacacacagtgacattttagaccttcttcagaatactgtatatactatgggcatcacgGTGCTGATtcagaatccttacattattatttattactagagctacaataataaagcaatgaggggGAAGTaatgaatatgaaataatgtatttatgatgattccatttgtttcactatccactctgtgcaggggcaaaacttattacatttttaaactgtagatacaataattttactgctgtaaaatccaaattttgtcttatttaaaatataaatctgatataatctgcttcttaatgtatgttctttaaaatacagcgtgtgttttttaatatattataattataataatgcataattatgtggacatgcatattacatcgttttttagtgaaatataatccctccagaaaggcaggaaaagcccggaaacttactttaaaactaaatatgttccctaaaacggtgacagagctacagacccatgacagccttacacaggtagccagcagctgtgaccagcactacttgtgcagttaataaaaggacaggtaatgtttgtcgcgctgttgcacacacagcatgcTCGTTTGTTTtagttcgtcagttgcaacaagacagcttactaatgtgtacgtaataagctaatactcctgtgtgctacacactacagtgtgcgctgtacacctacttactggttttgttgcatcagtctgtgtctctgagttaatttgtgtttcttctacagctccggaccgctaaaaatgcgcgtgctctttgtgagctcgttcccggctcgtaaccagcgcgttctgctgtcaagggcgatcattggttaaatgtgatcatgtgactgatgcaagccagatccttttatttagcgaaactgtgattaatagttaaatattattgttgaggggcacagacgggactccgcacgcacacacacataaaaaaataaataaagaatttttttcaaaagttgcctcaacaaaagggcactttgggcacccatcaggaaaggggcgggtgctcaagcccctctagcccccccctctgcacgtgcctgcaGGAGAAGGACTCACTGTGCAATGGCAGTCTCAGACTATTAAACATAACAACGGGATGGTTCTGTTAGCGTTTGTGATTATCTGAGGTAATTTACTCAAATGATTGCCACAAAGGATCCTCTCTTTTTAGAGGAAAATGTTACTGATTCTGTTGTTATCAGGCTGTGAGGCAGGCCGGACAAAATATGCAGATCAAAAATAAGGAAACTAAACTGCAATTTTCTACCACAAAAACTGGGAGGAGCACAGCTATAAGGGAGAACACAACAATTTTTATAGCGGAATGCAGATGTCATACAAGTATTTTCCTCATTTGTGTCTGTAGACTGTAGAATCAAAGCAATCCACTTCCTCTTCTCCTATAAATGGGCTGGTCGCTCCGGAGAACACACTGACCAGCTGGCTGCTCTTGATTCTATTATGGagacaatttaaatttaaattctaaATTAAGTATgctgcagcagtatattaaaattGCAAATATAAGGTCACCTATTTCTTATAATCAAGCACAAACATTGTTCATTTGTTGATTATATGTATGTTTTCGTTTAACCTAATTACAACTGAaaatctctaaaaaaaaaaaaattaacgaaCTCATGCAGCTTTGTGAAGCAAACCAAAGCAGGTCGAGTGACTCATTGAAATATGGAAGCCTATATAGAAACTGTAtgtaaggggaaaaaagtaCAATTCTAATAAGTTTGAAATCcactttttcaaattcaaagagatttcaaagctgttcctgGCTGATGATCCAACACTACTTTATCAGTGGTCACAGTGATGTGGTCATAGAGGCCAGATCATTGTGacagttgtttttttagttgttgttgttttgtgtatttgtttaaatttatATTGTCTTTTCAAATCCAGCTTGTGTTTACTGCAATGacagtgtgtttgtatgtttgagaccactgtcatgctgaaaaaagaaagaaaagaaaaaataataattattttcgataggaaaataattattttccaatcaaattcacacacagaaaacactttttgtttgtttgtttgtttgttttattctttactgGCCAAGCTAATTTTTGACAGATTATGATATAAATGAATACATGtctcaaaattatttttttaaacactgattGTCTGTCTGCATTTTACACTACACTTTCATTACACTCCATCATTAATGTAATTCACTTGATACTTGAGACAATACTTAATTTTTATTTAGCATAtatttgaagaaaataataatttaaaaactgttctgCTCTAACATATTTTGGTGCATCTAGAAGAACAAGTTGTGGAAAAAATAAGCTGCTAGatttaaaatagatttaaaattATAGTATGTACAAAATAGTAACCAATGTGGCTGGCCCACCttggttacttttaaaattcacTACTCATATGTCAACACTTCTCTCATTACAAATAAATCAAGTGTGCACATTTagtctttttatatttatttgtgaCCTGCAAACCACCTTTAGAAACGTCACTGCGGCGACTCACatatttgtttctgtctgtggGTTTCTCATGTGGTTTTTATCTAAGATGTTGAGAAAGCTCTATGTGTAATCAGCATCACACCAACGCACTGTTTAAAGAGTAACTTTCAAGGTTCCATAAATATCAAAATGCAAAAGTcagtggtttctttttttttctaacctaGTTAACTCTTTGAGTAGTCCTTAACTGAACTCCTAACCTTAGCCCTCTTCAATAATAATAGAAGATGTTTAGCTCAGGTTTATTATTCTCCAAAGTTTTGGCACTAGCAAGTTGTCAAAGCTTTTTCTTACTATAGCTTTTTAAGCAGTTAAGGGTGTTAGATCTTTTGTGTTTGTCAATGATGGGTAAATTACCTTTCATCATTCTTGGTTTTGTGATGACAGCATATGTTGCCTGGGTTGACTCCACCTCACTGGCCTCTacagacattaaaaacagaGCCGAAAAACATAGGCAGAAAATTGTTAGTTTTTATCAGGCTAACTATTGCATTTACTGGTCATTACATGACAAGGTCAGATTTCAAatattacaaaatacaaaaaccaacagatgaGAACAGTTCATACCTACATATACTTAGTatttgtctatatatatatatatatagacaaatatatatatatatatatatagacaaatactatatatatatatatagacaaatactatatatatatatatatatagacaaatactatatatatatatatatatagacaaatactatatatatatatatatatagacaaatactatatatatatatatatatatatatatatatagacaaatactatatatatatatatatatatatatatatatagacaaatactatatatatatatatatatatatatatatagacaaatactatatatatatatatatatatatatattatatatatatatatatagacaaatactatatatatatatatatatatatatatatatatatatacaaatactatatatatatatatatatatatatatatatacatacatatatatacatacatatatatatatatatatatatatatatatatatatagacaaatactatatatatatatatatatatatagacaaatactatatatatatatatatatatatagacaaatactatatatatatatatatatatatatagacaaatactatatatatatatatatatatatagacaaatactatatatatatatatatatatatatatatatatagacaaatactatatatatatatatatatatatatagacaaatactatatatatatatatatatatatatagacaaatactatatatatatatatatatatatatatatatatatatatatatatatatatatatattatatataatattatatatatatatatatatatatatatattatatatatatatatattatatatatatatatatatatatatatatatatatatatatatatatatatatatatatatatatatatatatatatatgtatatacacacatatatacacacacacacacaccagactaGCTGGTTATTACTGGAATGAATATTTAGTCAAAACTACTTAAGCTTACTTTGCGTCAGTGGCATTTCTTCAGTGTGACCTTGGATTTTTTGTTGATAATTCAGCCAATAAAGGAGGCCTGCCAGTAGCAGCAGTAGAACCATCATAGAAACACCGACACCAAGGTATAGGTGAAAATAACTGTCTTCAGTTTGAGCACGAGTTTCCAGACTTCTAACAATTAGCCAGCTCTCTGCTGATTCTCCAGTATCAGAGATGCTACATTTGTAGACTCCTTCATCAGATTTGGAAACAGTGGGGTTCATCATGATTCCTGTTGGACCATGACTAATGGAGATGCCACTTTTATAGAAATCAGCAGTGAAGTTagattttttgtccttttttctacAGTGTAAGGCCATGTTATCTCCCTCCGTTACAGGATTCACAGGGCTGTCCAGGATCACAGGACCACCTAAATGGCACATGATTTGTTAACATATAAAAGTTTCACCTACTACAGACAGTagattatttatcattttgatTAAATTGCTGTGTAAAGCATATCACATGTACCCAAATCAGAATGCACAGAAATTTGCGTCGTTATGTTGTGTTTATAATGaggaggttttttgttttgttttttctatcaggaaaaaaatattatattacgTGCTTGGCTAAATGTGCAATCTCAAAACATATTGACTTACAAAGTCTGCAAagtttaaatgagaaggtgtaaTTCCCTCTTTACATACCAGTTACAGTGATGTTGACAGTGTTGGTTGTTTGTATTCCTTCTATTTCACACCAGTATTCTCCACTGTCACTTGATGGATATGCATTACTAATATTGCAAGGTCCAGTAGATGTTTCCCAGGTAGACGCACATGGTCTAACATGTCCCTTTGTCTTTTTCATCACTCTCCAACCAGTCAATCCATTCAGTCCTTCACAGCTAATTGAAATTGACTCTAGTTCAAAGAATTGCTGTCTATTTGGAACAACCTGAGGAAAAGCTGAATCTAAGACAGAAATCAAAGGATAAATtgaagatgataaaaaaaattaccaggacaaacatttttgaatttGAGAAAATACAGCTGGAGGGAAATTTGGGAAAATtttgttaggttaactggcaaaAGGTCAGTGACATGTTTGGGTATTTAGAAGAGAAAAGATTGGAGAGACAAAGTTTCTCAGAAGTACAGATGGGTAGGCGTTAACCAatctatgaaaaaaaatgttcctaCACAAATTGTGGAACAAATTAATAATGTTACTCAGTGTAAAATTATGAAGACTTTGGATATGTTATTATCTACTGTACATAATATAATCAAAAGAGTCAAAGAATGTGGAGAAATTTCTGTGTCCAAAGTACAGGTGAAAAATGAATACTGGATCCCTGTCATCTTTAAGCATGACCTGTTCCTAAAATCACCGTTCAAAGAAGAAGACATATGTGAACGTGATTGACAAACATATCCATCTTTTTTCAACAAAAGCTGATTTAAAATCACCTCAGAGTATAAAACCAGTCTGTGGTCTGACAAATTTAAATTAGACATCATTTTTGGAAAAC
It encodes:
- the LOC113028471 gene encoding uncharacterized protein LOC113028471, which encodes MEVRTQGIRLLMNMLLLLVTTVDFGDFQRHDSAFPQVVPNRQQFFELESISISCEGLNGLTGWRVMKKTKGHVRPCASTWETSTGPCNISNAYPSSDSGEYWCEIEGIQTTNTVNITVTDLGGPVILDSPVNPVTEGDNMALHCRKKDKKSNFTADFYKSGISISHGPTGIMMNPTVSKSDEGVYKCSISDTGESAESWLIVRSLETRAQTEDSYFHLYLGVGVSMMVLLLLLAGLLYWLNYQQKIQGHTEEMPLTQSKLK